CATATCCTGCTACCCCACGACTACCTGAATTACTGGCTGACCGGTCGCGCCTGCACCGAACCCGGCGACGCCTCCGGCACCGGCTACTACGATGTGCGCCGACGGACCTGGGCGCCCGATGTCCTTCAGCACATCGAGCCAGGCGAGCGTCTTTGGGCGGCGCTACCTGAGCTGGTCGAATCCGGCGATTGCATCGCCCCCCTGCGCGAACAGGCCGCCATTGCCCTCGGCCTGAGCCCGCAGACCTGGGTGGCCACGGGCGGCGGCGACAACATGCTCGGCGCCATCGGCACCGGCAATATCGCCCCCGGCATGATCACCCTGAGCCTCGGCACCTCCGGCACCCTGGCCGCCTACGCCGACCAGCCCCACGTCAGTGCCCAGGGCGAAGTGGCGACCTTCTGCGCCTCCAGCGGCGGCTGGCTGCCGTTGATCTGCACCATGAACCTCACCAGCGCCTGCGCCTTGGTGCGCGACCTGCTGGAGCTCGACCTCGACCGTTTCACCGCCCTCGCCGCCCAAGCCCCGATCGGCGCCGACGGCCTGCTGATGCTGCCCTTCTTCGACGGCGAACGCGTGCCCGCGTTGCCCGAAGCCACCGCCAGCCTGCACGGCATGACCAGCGCCAACCTGAGCCGCGCCAACCTCTGCCGCGCCGTGCTCGAAGGCACCAGCTTCAGCCTGCGTTACGGGCTCGACCTGCTGCGTACCAGCGGCCTCCAAGGCAGCGAAATCCGCCTGGTCGGCGGCGCGGCGAAGAGCCCGCTGTGGCGCCAGACACTGGCCGACCTGCTCGGTCTGCCAGTGGTGTGCCCCCAACAGACCGAAGCCGCCGCCCTGGGCGCCGCGATCCAGGCCGCCTGGAGCCTCGGTCGCCAACTAGGCCAGGGCGACAGCCTCGAAACCCTGTGCAAACGCTGCGTCGCCCTCGACGAAAGCACCCGAACCCTGGCCCGTCCGGCACAGCAGGCCGCGTACGAGGTCGCCTATCAACGCTACCGGGAGCAACTGCCTGCACGCTGAGTGCGGGTATCCTTCCCTTGTCTTTCGTTCTGGAGAACTGCATGTACCTGGTGTGTGGCGAGGCCCTGTTCGATGTCTTCAGCCTGGAAAACAGCAGCCGCAGCAGCGAGCTGGGGTTTACCGCGATTGCCGGCGGGTCGCCGTTCAACGTGGCCGTCGGCCTGCGCCGGCTGGGCGTGGCGTCAGCGTTGTTCGGCGGGTTGTCCAGCGACTACCTCGGTGCCCGGCTGCGCCGGGTGCTGGAAGAGGAACGGGTAGACTGCCGCTATGTGGTAACCAGTGATGCACCGACCACCTTGGCCATGGTCGGGCTGGATGCCGATGGCTCGGCGCAGTATCAGTTTCGCGGTGAAGGCTGTGCGGATCGGCAGGTGACGCTGGCGCATCTGCCGGAGCTGGATGAGCATGTGCGGGGAATCCATGTGGGTTCGTACACCCTGGTGGTGCAGCCCGTGGCCGATACGCTGATGGCGCTGGTGGAGCGCGAGCGGGACCGGCGGCTGATCAGCCTTGATCCGAATGTGCGGCTTAATCCGCAGCCGGATGTGGCGCTGTGGCGGCGGCAGGTGGAAGCGTTTGCCGGGCATGCGCATGTGATCAAGGCCAGTGAGGAAGATATCGCTCTGCTCTATCCGGGCCGGGAGACTCGTGACGTGGCGCGGGGCTGGCTTAACGAACGCTGCCGGTTGGTTTTCATTACTCATGGAGCAGACGGTGCCAGTGTGCATTGCGCGCACGGCTCATGGCAGCGCCCAGCGGATACCTCGTTGCCGGTATGCGACACCGTAGGCGCCGGTGACACCTTCCAAGCTGCAGTGCTCGCCTACCTCGCACGCCTCGGAGCAGACAGCCCAGCCGGTGTGGCGAAGCTCTCCCATGAAACCATCGATGCGATCCTCGCCTACGCAATCCATGCCGCAGCGATCACCTGCTCCCGAACAGGCCCGGATCTGCCCTTCGAGCATGAACTACCACCGACATTCTGAGGATCATCCATAGCCTGGGAAGCTTTCATACAACGCTTCCCACTCTCATCATTTTTCCTATACCGCCCATCAAAATCCTGACTGAATGTATGCAAATGTAAAAAAATATGATGGCACTATGCCTCGTTAGCCGGCAAAATCCATAGATTCCCAATGGATTTGAAGGATCGGTTCCAATGACATGGCCAGTCATTCTGAAACTCGACAGCGCAGCCTATTCCCTAAGCGTGGTGCAACGAACCGCTTATGCCTTGGCTGAAACAGTCGCGATTCAGATCGGCATTGAAGCTGACCAGATCAGCCTCACTGCCTTCCCTGCTAAAGCGAAAGCCATCCTGCCTCAGGAGCAGGCGCATTCGCTGATCCTCCAGCATTTAAATGACTTTGCCCTACGTGATCACATCAACCGTGAGACAGCTGGGTTGCGTGAGGTGCTGGCTCGAGCAGCGCTTGCTGGATGCGGAGTTTCGCGGTGACACTGATTGCGAGCGACGCTAACGGCTACCGTCTGCTACCCTTTCGCTTCATGCGCCTGAACACCGCAAATGAACGTGACATTTTGCTCACCTCCGATACAGGCGAGTACATGCACGTGAACGACGCGCAGTTGCGGGCCCTCAGTTACTTCGACATAGAAACAGGCACACCTTTCTACAAGGACCTGCTAGCTCGCCATTTCATCTACGAACCGACACGTCACGACCCTTTTCCCGAAATGGCGGCGCAATATCGCAGCCGCAAAGACTTTCTTTTCCAGGGCCCAGCCCTGCACTTGTTCGTTGTAACGCTACGCTGCAACCACACCTGCCAGTACTGCCAAGTTTCGCGCGCACCGCTGGGTGGCTCAGGCCATGACTTATCGGAAGCGGATGCACTCGCTGCTGTTGATCGCTTGTTCGAGTCGAACGCTCCCGCCCTGACAGTGGAGTTCCAGGGCGGCGAGCCACTTCTGGCCTTCGAACGTGTACGCCAGATTGTCGAATGGGTAGCTGCACGAAACTTGGTCGAGCAACGAGATATTCAGTTCGTCATTACCACAACGTTGCACCACCTGACAGACGAAGTACTCGACTTCGCAAAACAGCACCGCATCCAGTTCTCGACGTCCCTCGATGGACCGGCGCCCTTGCACAATGCCAACCGCCCAACGCCTTCACGAGACTCTTACGAGCGCACCGTGGAAGGCATAAAACGGGTCCGTGAGCATCTTGGACACGACGCAGTCTCCGCACTGACAACGTTGACTTCTCGAAGCCTTGAACAGCCTGAAGCTATCATCGACGAATACGTAAAGCAGGGTTTTTCCAGCATTTCACTTAGACCGCTCAGCCCTTACGGGTTTGCTTCCAAGAGTGCACATCGCCTTGACTATCCGATTGAGCAGTACCTGACCTTCTACACGAAGGCGCTGGCCTATCTGCTGAAGATCAACCAGCAAGGAACCTACCTGTCGGAGAGCTACACCAGCTTGCTGCTGAAGAACATCCTGACGCCCTTCTCATCCGGCTATGTCGACCTGCGCTCACCCGCCGGCGCGGGTACAGCGGCGCTGGTCTACAACTATGACGGTTACGTCTACCCGTCGGACGAGGCTCGGATGCTGCTGGAGATGGGCGAAGACGGTTTAAGGTTGGGCACAGTCCAGCAACCCTTGTCAGAACTTTTGGCCTCACCCGTTATGGAGGCGCTACTTGCCAGTGGCGTCGCGGAGGCATTGCCAGGCTGTTCGGATTGCGCATTGGTTCCCTACTGCGGCGCAGACCCGGTCGAACATTATGCTCGCCAAGGTGATCCGATCGGACACCGGTTGTTCAGCAGTTTCTGCAAGAAGAACATGGGGCTGTTAAAGCACTTGTTCGGCTTGCTACGCGACGGAGATGACAACGTCCAAAGGGTACTGCTGTCCTGGTTGAGCAGGCGCTCATACATCGATGTTCGCTTCCCAGGCTACAGGGGCTGAGGACGATGCTGCGCAAAGATACCCACTTCGAAATTCAATACCTGAATGAACCAAAGCTGCTCAAGGTCATCACCCTGGATGAGTTCATTGAGCAAGGAGTCGCAGTTTGCGCCGGTACCGCGCAATTCAATGATTTGCTGCTCTGGTTACCCAACGAAGATCTTGAACGAAATCCACATCTGCTTTCATTGCCAGTGGGCGGTTTCCTGACCCCAGAGGCACTCACTAGCCCGTTCGACAATGGCAGACTGCACCTGCATTCCCCCAAAGATCCGGATGTCGTTCAACCTGGCGATGTCATTGCCTTTACCCCTGGCAATGCATTGGTAAGAGTGCTCTATCGACGCGGGTCAGACAGTAACCTGCTGTTCATGACGGATCGTTGCAACAGCCTCTGCCTGATGTGCTCGCAACCGCCTAAAGATATCGATGACCGCTGGCATATCGAGGAAAACCTTCGACTGATCGACCTTATGGATGCAGGCGAGGAAAACCTGGGGATCAGCGGCGGAGAGCCCACACTTTATCGCGATGGCCTGCTTGAGATTCTGGCCAAGTGCAAAACCGTTTTGCCGCAGAAGTCCATACATGTGCTCAGCAATGGTCGGCTGTTCAAAGATCCGAGCTGGATCGCAGCCCTCGCGGTCCTAGGCCACCCACAGTTGAGTTGGGGCATCCCGCTGTATGCCGACAACGCAGTCGACCATGACCATGTAGTTCAGTCCCCGGGCGCCTTCAGCGAAACCGTGCAAGGACTCTATAACCTCGCACGCGCTAACCAGATCATTGAGATACGCGTGGTACTCAGTCGCCTGACCACACCACGCTTGCCTGAATTAGCCCATTACGTGTTCAGGAACCTCCCCTTCGTACGGCACGTTGCGTTGATGGGTATCGAAAGTACTGGTCTGGCCAGAAAGCACTACGAGGAGTTGTGGATTGACCCGGTGGATTATCAAGAGGCATTGAGCCAAACCGCCTATTTCCTCTTCAACCGTGGGATGCCGGTTTCGATCTACAACCTGCCCTTGTGTTTGACCCCACCCCACCTCTCACGATTCGCCCGCCAGAGCATCTCCGACTGGAAAAACCTGTTCATCGATACCTGTCAGCAATGCGCTGCCGTCAAACATTGCTCAGGGTTCTTCAAATCCCACACTGACCGCTGGCAGAGCCGCGGCGTACGACAACTATCGACCGAGGCCTTTAGCGCCTATGCAAGGAGTGCACAGTGAAATTGCTTGACCGCTGGAAAATCCTGATCAGTGGCATCACCTTGTTGCCGATGGCTGGTACCACATTGGCACAGGCGGGCCATACACCGCTTGCCGATGCGAACTGGCAACCAAGCGACAAGCTGCAGCCTCCAGTCTTTGCCGATACGCTCAATGCCGCAGACGCAGTGAACATTTATGCGGCACATCGCTCGCACAGCTCACATCGGTCCCATAGCTCCCACAGTTCCCATTACAGCGGGTCCGGTGGCTATAGCGCGCCTCGTTACTACAGCCCGCCCGCAACGAGCACGCGGAGCTACAGTGCGCCGAGTACTTCGCACAGTACTTCAGGTAGCAATAGCCTTTATCAGTCGACCGGCACTGCTCCCGGAGCGAGCCCGGGTACGTCAAAGACCCGCGCGACTAACGAACAGAAAAGCAACTTGGTCAAACGCGTACAGACTGCACTTATGGTTCGCCAGTACTATCAAGGCACAATTGATGGGGTCTTGGGCAAGGCTACTCGTGGCGCGTTAATGGCCTTCCAAATGGATAGTGCCCTGACCGTGAATGGCAGGATGGATACACCCACTCTCAATTCACTGGGGATCAAGATTCCATAAAGGCAAGGCTCACCTGACAACCCCGAGCGGGATTACCTTTTGCCCAGCAATTCAGACGCAAAGCTGCTCGATCATCGCCGCGTTATTGTCACGCGCCGATAAAGCTTGGCCACGAGCCTTGAACGGACATGGACGTCAAGGTCATGGTCAAGCAACTCCAGACCGTGGTTCATCCAGGAGGCTTTGTGTCACCGAGGCTACAAAAATCGCTCATTTTAGTAGTCCAGGGACGACAACATTAAAGAGGCGAAGGCACGTTCCGCGAAGGGCAATCGACACCATCGAAATCATCGTGGGAGCGGGCTTGCCCCGCGATGCGGGCGACACGCGGTAGGACACCTGTTGCACGCCTAATTGCAGCTGCAGGACCGCCGTGGATCGTTACACGGGTAAGTCCAAAGAATGATGTCATTCGGACATCATGCCACGCTAATCTAGGAAGACGACCAGCGAACAACAAGGAAGGACGCCATGCAGCACATTACCCAAGTCGATAACACTCTTTGGGCACTGATCAGCCGCTTGCAGGGGACGGAGCTGCGAACGCCCTCCAACGCCAGCAACACCCGTTTCAGAATCGCGGTGGTCAACAACGACCACGTAAGGGTGGTAACCGGCACGAACAACAGCTCAATCACCCTGACCCGTGCGGCCTTCCAGCAAACGCTAGATTACCTGGCCAGCAACCGACACTTCGGGGAAGCACACGCAGTGGAGATTCGCTCCAATCTAGCGCCAGAAAACGCCGGCCCGCTTTGCCACGCCGCTCGTCGCCAACCAGACGGCCGTCCAGGCACCGTCGTCATCACCTACATCCTGCCGATACTGGAACACTGCCAGGCTGTCGCCATTCAGCGCGACGCCAGGCCGACCAGCACCTGGCTGGTGCCTTGAGCCCACCCCACCTTGTACGGGGGCACCAGCTCCCTTTACCCGATACACCGTTAAAAAGGTAAGGACACACGATGGCAACCTCAGGAATCGATTGCGACGACGACTTGTTCACCAGCCTCATCAGCGCCACGCCCGAGGAAGTGGACATTCTGGTGGACATCATCACCGACTTCTCCCGGGGCCGCGCCGGCCTGGATGCGGACATCAAGAAGCAGCTGGTACAGGCCAAGTACAGTTCGCGAGCGGCGGGCTACACCGAGCAGCAGCTCGACCTGCTGGGCCATGAGCTGCAGCAGTTCGGCGGGCATTCGGCAATGAACCTGGCTCGTCGCCTGTTGAAGAAATCGGCGGTGCCCTACGCCGAGATCGTCAACGACGTGTACCAAAAGCTCAACGGCAGCGGCGCAACCAGCGTGGCGGACAAGGAACGCCAGATCGCCCTGGCGCTGTTCGGTGCCGGCTGGCGGGAGCTACCGGCCAGCGAGCGTTTCGAGCGGGCCACCAGCACCAAGGTGCTGACCGGGCTATTCAAACTCGACGAGGCGCTGCCCAAAGGGGCCGCCAGCATGATCGGCCTCTCCGCATCGCGCAGCGCGGCACTGTTCACCATGGCCGCGACCACCGGATTGCGCCTGAACCCCTTCGGCGCTGCCTTCACGGCCGGCGTGGGCCTGCATAGCAGCGTGGCTGAAGCCTACCGCGTGACCGTGCCCTTCGTTGCCCAGATGGGCTGGATCCGCCTGCGCCGGGAAGCCCCCGCCACGCCCCCGGCCACACGCCCCGACACCCAGCCAGTGGCCACCGCTTCCCAGACCACGGCCGACCTGGTGATCCAGGATGGCCAGGGCGGCACATTGCTCAAGCTCAACGTCGTGCAACGCCCGCCCGCAGGTACCCATCGCTCACTGCCAACCGACCAGATCAGTGCGCTCAACCCGCTGCTGGCCAATGTGCCCGGCCTGGCCGCCATGGGCGAGCTGGCCAGCGGCAACTACGTGGTGTGCAGCCTGCCGTTCGAGACACTGACCAAGAACGCCAACGGCGACGGCAGCGTCCGGGCCTTCGTGCGTACCGGCGGCAAGATCAGTGAACAGGCCAGCCTGTCACTGCCTGAAGACCTGCAGAACGTGCTGCTCAGTGGCGTGGTGTGGAACGCGGTGTCCTCGGCGGTGGGCCAGAAGCACTTGCACGACATCAACGAGAAGCTGGACGCCATCAAGCGTCAACTGGATGCCATGCAGCACGATCTGGACGAAAAACAGTGGGAAGAGCTGACCGGGATGTTCGAGTACACCCAAGGCGTGCTCGATCACTATCCGCAAGAAGGCATCGACAGCATTGCCCGCCAGACACTTGAGAATCAACATAGCCAGATCACCTCCCTGGCCAAATACTTCGATCGCAAGATGAACGAAGAACTGAAGCACGCCCAAGATGTGCAGGCTGACAAATTGTTCGGTGTGGACAGCACCCGCCAGGCATTGCAGGGCAGCCTGACGAAGATGGAGGGTTGGGTCAGCGGTTACCTGCAAACCGCACAGCTGCAGGTGGTCAGTTGTGCCTTGCGCTACCTGGCCGAGCCACTGCAACGCTATCGCGCCCAGGCGGCCAAGGCTCTCGAAAGTCTCGGCCAACTGGAGGAAATCGGTAACCAGAGCCGCAGCATCTACAACTCGCAGATGGAACTGACCAGCTCACGCATGTTCAGCCTCGACGCCTCGCTGAAACAAAGCTTCACGGCGCAACTGGACGGCCTGAGCAGCGTCTTGGCCCAAGGCCCGCAGGACACCCAGCAACTGCAGCAGTCGCTGTTCGATCAAGGGGAGCGTCAGGTACTGCTGCGTTATGAGAACGGACAGATCGCCGAAGCCCAACTGCTGGAGCGGGCAATCTGAGGGCGGCCAACGTAGCCTTTGGTATAAGCGGAACGGGGGATGGCACAATCAGGGCCGGGGGCGTGAGTGTGCAGAAGTTGTCTGCTGACGATCACGCTCTCAACCTTCGAAAAGCACGGTGCACTTGCGATTCGCTTGTGCCCGTGCCCGAAGATCAGCCATGCGACTCAGCAACGATGCAGGGATGGGCTGGAGACGTTCCGGGTTCTCGGTAATGTCCGTGTGCACAAGCTCAAGAATGGCTTTTTCGGCCTCCTGCGCTTCGCATTCGATGGCCAGAAGTTCCACGTTCACCCTTGATTTGGACATGTTTTGCTCCTTCATCCGAACTATGCGACAACTGCCGCATGTGCGGTCTGACCAAGGGAATGTACAGCAGAATGACTTGAGGGAAATGAGGCACAAGCCCACCGTTACATGTTTCAGAACGGGACTACATGCCCATTGCCGATCGATCGGCACAGGCGCTCGCTCTAAACCGCACCTGAACGCCGCAGGCCTTTAGCCATTAGCACAACCGCCCTAATCGACCCTACTCACCCAGCACTCGTATAGTCCCCTCTGGATTACAAAAACCAGGAAAGGACTCCATGGGTCACAAACTTCCACCCCTCTGCCAATGGCTGGCCATCCTGGCCCTCACCTGCAGCACCCCAGCCCTGGCCGCCCCTGCCTCAGGCGACTACTGGATCATCTACGGCAAAGGCGAACGCCTGCACAACGAGGTCTACGTCGCCGATGCCGCCGGCATCCTGCAAAAGCCCGGCGGCGTGCAATCGGCCCAGGTCATGCAGCTGTTCGAAGACCCGGCCTTCCCGACCCTCGCCGCCTACGAGGTGCAGGTCAAATGCAAACAGCGCCAGATCCGCCTGGACAGCGCCCGGGCGATACGTCGCTTCGACGGCGCCGTGCGCGATGTGAAAACCAACGCCAAAGACTGGGCCGCACCAAAGGACTACTGGCTGCAGCGCACCTTCGCCTTCGTCTGCGCCCCCGACAACCGCGCGCGCAACCAGATGCTGTCGATCGGCAAGATGCCGGCGGCGAAGATGGTCGCCACCATCCAGGCCATGTTCATCCAGTTGATTGGCGTGCAGGCCAACAGCCAGGCAGTGCAGGAGCTGGACGACATGCTGGCGAACACCCCACGATGAGCACGCGTCCTCTGCTGGTCCTTGGCCTGTTGCTGCCTGTGCTGGCCGGCTGCATCCCGACCCTGCCGGAGCTGATGGCGGGCAACCAATGGCAAGGGCGCGACGCCAAGCAAGCCATCGACTTCTTCGGCCCGCCCATGCGCATGGAGCCGTTGCCCAACGGCACTGGGGTGCAGTTGGGCTGGTACCGCGATACCACCTACGTGCAAAAGGAGGTGGTCGGCAGCACCGCCGAGATGCAAGGCAACGTGATGGTCCATACCAATTACTGGGACGACGTGGCCCATCCTGGCGGCTGCACGATACTGATGTCGGTGAACAAGGCGCGGCAGATTAACGACTTTTCCACCAAGGGGCGCTGTAACGGTGTGAACCTGGCGCCATAGCGGCTAGCCGAAACGTGGCAGCGGACTTGTTGGAGCGGGATCGTGGGAGCGGGCTTGCCCCGCGATAGCGCCCCCCAGGCAACCAAGCCCTCAGCCAGATACCCTCCCCCTACTCAGCCCCCCGCCCAACCATCAACCCATGATTCACATCCTGGGCCAACGCCTTGGCCATACCACTGAGGTAATGCACCGCCGTCAGCAGCGTAGGCAGATGATCAGTTTCCACCATCGCCAGATCACTGATCTTGTGCACTGCACGCATCAACACGGTCGCCTGCTCCACCGCATGGTTCAGCGGATGCCCCGCCACCACGCGGAACAGCGGGTCTTGCACTCCTATCTCCCCGCGCCAAACTTAGTACAGACAGTCCGGCCGGCGTGGCGATGCTCAACCAATAAACCATTGATGCTTACCTACACAATCCATGCGGCAATTATCATCTTTTCGCGGTTAGGCATAGATCTGCCATTCGCGCACGAACGCTGTAATACGCTGAATCGCCCCTGGTTTCCTAGACACTCTCCAAGCTCAGAAAATAGCGTTTCTCATACTCTACTGGAGACAGCTGCATAGCACTGCTGTGTCGACGCTTGGGGTTATAGAACATCTCGATGTAATCGAAAATATCACTTCGGGCTTCGTCACGCGTTGCGTAGATCTTTCGTCGGATTCGCTCCCGCTTCAAAAGCTGGAAAAAGCTCTCGGCTACGGCATTGTCGTGGCAGTTTCCCCGTCGGCTCATGCTGCTGATCACATTGTTGGCCTTCAGGAAGCTTTGCCAATCTGAGCTACTGAACTGACTGCCTTGGTCTGAGTGAATCATCACTTGCTGCTGTGGCTTGCGTCGCCACACGGCCATCAGCATGGCGTCGATGGCCAGGTCGCTGCTCATCCTGGACTTCATTGACCAACCAATGACTTGGCGAGAGAACAGATCCAACACTACCGCCAGGTACAGCCACCCTTCATAGGTGCGGATGTAGGTGATATCGGTCACCCAGACCTTATTCGGCTCACTGACCTTGAACTGCCGGGCCAGATGGTTGGGCGATGCCACTGTTGGTTTTCCGCCATAAAACCCAGGACGACGGCGATAGCCCGTTTGCGAACGCAGCCCCTCTGCCTGCATCAAGCGACCGACTCGATTTCGCCCACAGATCTCTCCCAGCTCTCGAAGGTCATCGTGAATCTTGCGATAGCCATACACGCCTCCGCTTTCTAACCAGGCATGCTTGATCAAGCCAAGCAGGCGTTGATCTTCTTTGGCTCGGGCAGATTGAGGCTCGGCCAGCCAAGCGTAGTAGCCGCTGGGATGCACCTTGAGGGTTTGACAAAGACGCCGCACCGGGTAATCGATCGAGTGCTTCTTGATGAAGGCGTACTTCAGCCGCACTCCTTGGCAAAGTACGCGGCGGCCTTCTTTAAGATGTCTCGCTCTTCCGTCACCCGCTTGAGTTCAGCGCGCAGCTTGCGCAGTTCAGCCTGCTGATCATTGTCTTGCTGACGCTGCTCTTGGGGCTTGCTGTAGACCTTGATCCAAGCGTAAAGGCTGTGCACGGACAAGCCCAGGCGCTGGGCGACCTCGGCGACAGGTTTGCCTTTTTCGGTCACTTGCTTGACCGCTTCGATCTTGAATTCTTCGGGGTAACGCTGACGACTCATGGCACCTCCTATTTGGGCCTCATTATGAGGCTTGGAGGTGTCTACGAAACCAGGGGCGATTCATTTCTACGAATAGCTTGTCCCCATGATATAGCGCGCCGAAAAACGCCCCCATTTCCGTGGGTATAAACTGTTTACCATCTTCCGTTGAGAACAGGACTTTTTTTACCGTCCCATCGCCAAACCTAACTTCAAGCTCACAAGTAGTTTCACCCCGCTCTGGACATCCTTCGACCCGAGCCCTGGAGAGGTCAAGCATTGCAGATGGAGCGCCATCCCCCTTATCAAAAACTCGAACCGTCAGCTTCGGTCCAGAACCATTTATAGGGCTGGCCTCTTGTGTGTACATTTGGGTGCTAGACGAGCGCATCTCATCTTTAATTTCACTGCTTACCCATCCTGCTTGGCAAATAGTTGGCAGTATCGACAATACCAAAATCGAAGCACGCACCAGCATTCCTCACCCTCCTTGTTGATGAGGGCAATCTACCACAGCCAGGCAACCCCCGCCGCTCTCCGACAAGCGCCACCCTGTCCACCCATCCACCCTGGACACACAGCCAGTAACCAAGACCGCCACTGGCGTAGTAGCCTTCTGCCTTTACGTTAACCACAATGCATCAGGAAGATTGCAAATGACCACACTGGCACAGGCGCTGCGAAGCTACATAGAGCAGGCAACCGATGGCGCTACCAGACAAGAAATGAAGGAGTACATCGATCGCGAATTCCCGAATCGATGGAAGCCTGGAGCAATCGCTGCCCATTTCTACGCTTGCACGGTTAATAATCCTAAGGCCTACATCCATCACAAATGGGCTGATCGCTTCTTCTACCGCTCCGAAGATGGTCGCTTCCATCGATACAATCCTGACCTCCACGGAGTAAACACTTGGGCTCCGACCAGTGATATAGAAACGGATGATTTCGACGAGGCCGAGGAAGCCAATATCGATGAACT
This window of the Pseudomonas mosselii genome carries:
- the xylB gene encoding xylulokinase, whose translation is MDGLFLGIDCGTQGTKALVLDAGSGQVLGLGSAAHAPPQGRDGRREQDPADWLDALRAAVAAALREAGVDGHAIHALAVSGQQHGLVMLDAQGQVLRPAKLWCDTESAPENQALLDALGDAQGSLERLGLVIAPGYTLSKLLWTKRHHPDLFARLAHILLPHDYLNYWLTGRACTEPGDASGTGYYDVRRRTWAPDVLQHIEPGERLWAALPELVESGDCIAPLREQAAIALGLSPQTWVATGGGDNMLGAIGTGNIAPGMITLSLGTSGTLAAYADQPHVSAQGEVATFCASSGGWLPLICTMNLTSACALVRDLLELDLDRFTALAAQAPIGADGLLMLPFFDGERVPALPEATASLHGMTSANLSRANLCRAVLEGTSFSLRYGLDLLRTSGLQGSEIRLVGGAAKSPLWRQTLADLLGLPVVCPQQTEAAALGAAIQAAWSLGRQLGQGDSLETLCKRCVALDESTRTLARPAQQAAYEVAYQRYREQLPAR
- a CDS encoding carbohydrate kinase family protein, yielding MYLVCGEALFDVFSLENSSRSSELGFTAIAGGSPFNVAVGLRRLGVASALFGGLSSDYLGARLRRVLEEERVDCRYVVTSDAPTTLAMVGLDADGSAQYQFRGEGCADRQVTLAHLPELDEHVRGIHVGSYTLVVQPVADTLMALVERERDRRLISLDPNVRLNPQPDVALWRRQVEAFAGHAHVIKASEEDIALLYPGRETRDVARGWLNERCRLVFITHGADGASVHCAHGSWQRPADTSLPVCDTVGAGDTFQAAVLAYLARLGADSPAGVAKLSHETIDAILAYAIHAAAITCSRTGPDLPFEHELPPTF
- the hxsD gene encoding His-Xaa-Ser system protein HxsD, which gives rise to MTWPVILKLDSAAYSLSVVQRTAYALAETVAIQIGIEADQISLTAFPAKAKAILPQEQAHSLILQHLNDFALRDHINRETAGLREVLARAALAGCGVSR
- the hxsB gene encoding His-Xaa-Ser system radical SAM maturase HxsB; the encoded protein is MTLIASDANGYRLLPFRFMRLNTANERDILLTSDTGEYMHVNDAQLRALSYFDIETGTPFYKDLLARHFIYEPTRHDPFPEMAAQYRSRKDFLFQGPALHLFVVTLRCNHTCQYCQVSRAPLGGSGHDLSEADALAAVDRLFESNAPALTVEFQGGEPLLAFERVRQIVEWVAARNLVEQRDIQFVITTTLHHLTDEVLDFAKQHRIQFSTSLDGPAPLHNANRPTPSRDSYERTVEGIKRVREHLGHDAVSALTTLTSRSLEQPEAIIDEYVKQGFSSISLRPLSPYGFASKSAHRLDYPIEQYLTFYTKALAYLLKINQQGTYLSESYTSLLLKNILTPFSSGYVDLRSPAGAGTAALVYNYDGYVYPSDEARMLLEMGEDGLRLGTVQQPLSELLASPVMEALLASGVAEALPGCSDCALVPYCGADPVEHYARQGDPIGHRLFSSFCKKNMGLLKHLFGLLRDGDDNVQRVLLSWLSRRSYIDVRFPGYRG
- the hxsC gene encoding His-Xaa-Ser system radical SAM maturase HxsC, whose protein sequence is MLRKDTHFEIQYLNEPKLLKVITLDEFIEQGVAVCAGTAQFNDLLLWLPNEDLERNPHLLSLPVGGFLTPEALTSPFDNGRLHLHSPKDPDVVQPGDVIAFTPGNALVRVLYRRGSDSNLLFMTDRCNSLCLMCSQPPKDIDDRWHIEENLRLIDLMDAGEENLGISGGEPTLYRDGLLEILAKCKTVLPQKSIHVLSNGRLFKDPSWIAALAVLGHPQLSWGIPLYADNAVDHDHVVQSPGAFSETVQGLYNLARANQIIEIRVVLSRLTTPRLPELAHYVFRNLPFVRHVALMGIESTGLARKHYEELWIDPVDYQEALSQTAYFLFNRGMPVSIYNLPLCLTPPHLSRFARQSISDWKNLFIDTCQQCAAVKHCSGFFKSHTDRWQSRGVRQLSTEAFSAYARSAQ
- the hxsA gene encoding His-Xaa-Ser repeat protein HxsA, whose product is MKLLDRWKILISGITLLPMAGTTLAQAGHTPLADANWQPSDKLQPPVFADTLNAADAVNIYAAHRSHSSHRSHSSHSSHYSGSGGYSAPRYYSPPATSTRSYSAPSTSHSTSGSNSLYQSTGTAPGASPGTSKTRATNEQKSNLVKRVQTALMVRQYYQGTIDGVLGKATRGALMAFQMDSALTVNGRMDTPTLNSLGIKIP
- a CDS encoding AbrB/MazE/SpoVT family DNA-binding domain-containing protein — encoded protein: MSKSRVNVELLAIECEAQEAEKAILELVHTDITENPERLQPIPASLLSRMADLRARAQANRKCTVLFEG
- a CDS encoding DUF3077 domain-containing protein, giving the protein MQDPLFRVVAGHPLNHAVEQATVLMRAVHKISDLAMVETDHLPTLLTAVHYLSGMAKALAQDVNHGLMVGRGAE
- a CDS encoding IS3 family transposase (programmed frameshift); the encoded protein is MSRQRYPEEFKIEAVKQVTEKGKPVAEVAQRLGLSVHSLYAWIKVYSKPQEQRQQDNDQQAELRKLRAELKRVTEERDNLKEGRRVLCQGVRLKYAFIKKHSIDYPVRRLCQTLKVHPSGYYAWLAEPQSARAKEDQRLLGLIKHAWLESGGVYGYRKIHDDLRELGEICGRNRVGRLMQAEGLRSQTGYRRRPGFYGGKPTVASPNHLARQFKVSEPNKVWVTDITYIRTYEGWLYLAVVLDLFSRQVIGWSMKSRMSSDLAIDAMLMAVWRRKPQQQVMIHSDQGSQFSSSDWQSFLKANNVISSMSRRGNCHDNAVAESFFQLLKRERIRRKIYATRDEARSDIFDYIEMFYNPKRRHSSAMQLSPVEYEKRYFLSLESV